In Burkholderia sp. NRF60-BP8, a single window of DNA contains:
- a CDS encoding GntR family transcriptional regulator, producing MQIMNEPDSHPSGAAGPEAIAERIRTAILEHRLAPGAKLTEAQLCDVFGVKRGTIRQALAQLATDKLVDLEPNRGAFVASPSLQDVHEVFEMRRIIELAVVERLATGPGAKRLKGVAALIDKERKAFERHDFAAWIRLSGEFHTALATLMGNATLSECLEGLVARSTLMSALYESHGRSPCSCDDHDEILAALEAGDPKQAVTLMARHLQHVELKMLDRPAQGQVDLREVFGGA from the coding sequence ATGCAGATCATGAACGAGCCCGATTCCCATCCGTCCGGCGCAGCCGGTCCCGAAGCGATCGCCGAGCGCATCCGCACCGCGATCCTCGAGCATCGGCTCGCGCCCGGCGCGAAGCTGACGGAGGCGCAGCTCTGCGACGTGTTCGGCGTGAAGCGCGGGACGATCCGCCAGGCGCTCGCGCAGCTCGCGACCGACAAACTGGTCGACCTCGAGCCGAACCGCGGCGCGTTCGTCGCGAGCCCGTCGCTGCAGGACGTGCACGAAGTGTTCGAGATGCGCCGGATCATCGAGCTGGCCGTGGTCGAGCGGCTCGCGACCGGCCCCGGCGCCAAGCGGCTGAAGGGCGTCGCGGCGCTGATCGACAAGGAACGCAAGGCGTTCGAGCGGCACGACTTCGCGGCGTGGATCCGGCTGTCGGGCGAATTCCATACGGCGCTCGCGACGCTGATGGGCAATGCGACGCTCAGCGAGTGCCTCGAAGGGCTCGTCGCACGCTCGACGCTGATGTCGGCGCTGTACGAATCGCACGGGCGCAGCCCGTGCTCGTGCGACGACCACGACGAGATCCTCGCCGCACTGGAGGCGGGCGATCCGAAGCAGGCGGTGACGCTGATGGCGCGCCACCTGCAGCATGTCGAACTGAAGATGCTGGACCGGCCCGCGCAAGGGCAGGTCGATTTGCGCGAAGTGTTCGGCGGCGCCTGA
- the ldcA gene encoding muramoyltetrapeptide carboxypeptidase, giving the protein MSFQPAASYTIRLLAPSGYPHDPDAINRALERLSSAQQRIENIEATQRRFQRFGGTDGERAGDLNRLADPERPLPDIALAVRGGYGAARILHGLDYRGLERRLRDQPIALVGHSDFTAIQLALYAKARIKTFGGPMLSADFGAETPSDFTMQHFWQTLTQPSTTIVADAPQVQTVNVTGTLWGGNLAILTSLVGTPYMPDIEGGILFIEDVNEQPFRIERMIYQLHLSGLLARQQALVLGQFTGARPFEYDNGYDMQAMIDQVRAVVGIPVVTGLQFGHVPDLLTLPFGAQAQLVANAHGFRLTLSDYPHLG; this is encoded by the coding sequence ATGTCCTTCCAGCCCGCCGCGTCCTACACCATCCGCCTGCTGGCGCCGTCCGGCTATCCGCACGACCCCGACGCGATCAACCGCGCGCTCGAGCGCCTCAGCAGCGCACAGCAGCGCATCGAGAACATCGAGGCGACGCAGCGGCGCTTCCAGCGTTTCGGCGGCACCGACGGCGAGCGGGCGGGCGACCTGAACCGCCTCGCCGATCCCGAGCGGCCGCTGCCGGACATCGCGCTCGCGGTGCGCGGCGGCTACGGCGCCGCGCGCATCCTGCACGGGCTCGACTATCGCGGGCTCGAGCGCCGGCTGCGCGACCAGCCGATCGCGCTCGTCGGTCACAGCGACTTCACGGCGATCCAGCTGGCGCTGTACGCGAAGGCGCGCATCAAGACGTTCGGCGGCCCGATGCTGTCGGCCGATTTCGGCGCGGAAACGCCGAGCGACTTCACGATGCAGCATTTCTGGCAGACGCTGACGCAGCCGAGCACGACGATCGTCGCCGACGCACCGCAGGTGCAGACGGTGAACGTGACGGGCACGCTGTGGGGCGGCAACCTCGCGATCCTCACGTCGCTGGTTGGCACGCCGTACATGCCCGACATCGAGGGCGGCATCCTGTTCATCGAAGACGTCAACGAGCAGCCGTTCCGGATCGAGCGGATGATCTATCAACTGCACCTGTCGGGGCTGCTCGCGCGCCAGCAGGCGCTCGTGCTCGGCCAGTTCACCGGTGCGCGGCCGTTCGAGTACGACAACGGCTACGACATGCAGGCGATGATCGACCAGGTGCGCGCGGTGGTCGGGATTCCGGTCGTCACGGGGCTCCAGTTCGGCCATGTGCCCGACCTGTTGACGCTGCCGTTCGGCGCCCAGGCCCAACTGGTCGCGAATGCGCACGGGTTCCGGCTGACGTTGTCGGACTATCCGCATCTCGGCTGA
- the tadA gene encoding tRNA adenosine(34) deaminase TadA has translation MTSDAVHDAARSAAAAAADPAADSPVHEAAPVSARDLHFMRLAQAAAEEARAAGEVPVGAVLVRGDEVIARGFNHPIGGHDPSAHAEMAALRMAAQQLRNYRMPGCELYVTLEPCLMCAGAIMHARIARVVYGAADPKTGACGSVIDAFANPQLNHHTEVIGGVLADECGAALKSFFAERRRALREARLARDAESGAS, from the coding sequence GTGACGTCCGACGCGGTGCACGACGCAGCCCGCTCGGCAGCCGCCGCGGCCGCTGACCCCGCCGCCGATTCTCCCGTTCACGAAGCCGCGCCCGTATCGGCGCGCGACCTGCATTTCATGCGTCTGGCGCAGGCCGCCGCCGAAGAGGCGCGCGCGGCCGGCGAAGTGCCGGTCGGTGCGGTGCTCGTGCGCGGCGACGAAGTGATCGCGCGCGGCTTCAACCATCCGATCGGCGGGCACGATCCGTCCGCGCATGCCGAAATGGCCGCGCTGCGCATGGCCGCGCAGCAGCTGCGCAATTACCGGATGCCCGGCTGCGAGCTGTATGTGACGCTCGAACCGTGCCTGATGTGCGCGGGCGCGATCATGCATGCGCGCATCGCGCGGGTCGTCTATGGCGCGGCCGATCCGAAAACGGGCGCGTGCGGCAGCGTGATCGACGCATTCGCGAATCCGCAGCTCAACCACCACACCGAAGTGATCGGCGGCGTGCTCGCCGACGAGTGCGGCGCCGCGCTGAAGTCGTTCTTCGCCGAGCGCCGTCGCGCGCTGCGCGAAGCGCGGCTCGCCCGCGACGCCGAATCGGGCGCGTCATAG